The following DNA comes from Alienimonas californiensis.
CGAACTGCCCGCCGCCCTCGATAAAATGATCGAGGCGAAGGGCCCCTACCTGCTGGACGTGATCTGCCCCTATCAGGAGCACGTGCTCCCGATGATCCCTGCCGGCGGCACCGCCCGGGACATCATCACGGAGTAACTCCGGCGAATCGTGTGAGCCCAGCGACCCGGACGCGTTCAGCGGCCGGGTCGCTGTCGTTTGAGCCAACGTTTTTCGAGATTGAGGACAGCCCAATGCCCGCTTCCGGTTCCATCGTCCGCTGGGGAATCCTTGGCGCCGCCCGCATCGCCGTGAACAAGGTGATCCCGGCGACCCAACGGGCCGCGAACGCGGAGGTCGTCGCCATCGCCAGCCGCCGCCGGGACGCCGCCGAACGGGCCGCCGCCGACCTCGGTATCTCCCGCGTCCACGACAGCTACGAAGCCCTGCTGGCGGACGAGAACGTCGACGCGGTTTATATCCCCCTGCCGAACGACGCCCACGTGCCTTGGTCGCTCAAGGCGCTGGCGGCCGGCAAGCACGTGCTCTGCGAGAAGCCGCTGGCGCTGTCGTCCGTGGAGGCTCAAACCCTCGTCGACGCCGCCGCGGCCCACCCGGAATTGAAGGTGATGGAGGCGTTCATGTATCGCCTGCATCCGCAGTGGGTGCGGTTCAAAGAGTTGATCGACGGCGGGGCGATCGGAGAATTGAAGTCGATCCAATCCTTCTTCAGCTATTTCAATCGGAACGCCGACGACATCCGCAACGACCCCGCCAAAGGCGGCGGGGCGTTGATGGACATCGGTTGCTATCAGATCTCCCTCTCCCGCTGGCTGTTCGACGCCGAACCGGACCGCGTGCTGGGCCGCATCGAAATCGACCCGGACTACGGCACCGACCGCATCGCGGACGGCGTCCTCGACTTCGGCCGCGGCACGTCGACGTTCACCTGTTCGACGCAGCTTGTGCCCTATCAGCGGGTCAACGCGTTCGGCACGGCGGGCCGGGTCGAACTGGAGATCCCCTTCAACGCCCCGCCGAACGCCCCCTGCGTGCTGCATCTTCAATCCGGCCGCGCCGGCGAATACGGCGCCCCCGTGCGGGAGGACTTGCCCGTCGCCGATCAATACACCCTCCAGGCGGAGGCCTTCGGAGACGCGGTGTTAAACGACACGCCCGTCCCCACTCCGCTGACCGACGCCGTCGCCAACCTGCGGGTGATCGAAGCCTTGAGGGCCAGCGACGAGCGCGGGGCGTGGGAAACGCTTTGACCGAGACCGCACTGCCGCCGGCTCCCGACTCCGCCGCATGGCGGACGCTCGCAGGGCTGTATTGGGGACCGACCGGCTGGCGGACAGGGGATCCGTCGGCGGTTCCGGCCGAGGAGATCGCACACGCTAAAGCCGCCGGCGTGTTGTTCGACCCGGTCCGAATTCCTCACGCCCGGGCAGTCGACCGGGTTCGGGAGGCCGCCTCCGCGGTCGACGCCCGTCGGGCAGCAGACGCCTTCGCCGTCAGTCTCCGCAGCCGACGGATGGACCTGCGGAGCGTCCTCGGCAGCTTCGCGGCCGCCCGTCTGACGCCCCCGCACCGTCGCTCCGAGTCGGCCCCCATGCCCTGCGCGGTGTGCGGGTTCGGGGGGACCGGGTCGCGGCCGGTGGACCTGAACGTGTTAAACTTCGAACGACTCAAGTGGGGCGGCGTCCGGCACGACAGCCCG
Coding sequences within:
- a CDS encoding Gfo/Idh/MocA family protein, with product MPASGSIVRWGILGAARIAVNKVIPATQRAANAEVVAIASRRRDAAERAAADLGISRVHDSYEALLADENVDAVYIPLPNDAHVPWSLKALAAGKHVLCEKPLALSSVEAQTLVDAAAAHPELKVMEAFMYRLHPQWVRFKELIDGGAIGELKSIQSFFSYFNRNADDIRNDPAKGGGALMDIGCYQISLSRWLFDAEPDRVLGRIEIDPDYGTDRIADGVLDFGRGTSTFTCSTQLVPYQRVNAFGTAGRVELEIPFNAPPNAPCVLHLQSGRAGEYGAPVREDLPVADQYTLQAEAFGDAVLNDTPVPTPLTDAVANLRVIEALRASDERGAWETL